A DNA window from Allokutzneria albata contains the following coding sequences:
- a CDS encoding bifunctional uroporphyrinogen-III C-methyltransferase/uroporphyrinogen-III synthase has product MTRARKTPGRVAFVGSGPGDLGLLTVRAQELLTRAELVVTDPDVPVEVAALVPQTAEVRPAVGDPADVAKDLVTEARNGRSVVRLVAGDPLTADAVVEEATAVAKSTVAFDVVPGVPAGTAVPAYAGVALGSAHTEADVRGSVDWSALAGAPGTLVLHAAASHLAETASSLVEQGLAPQTPVSVTTEGTSCAQKTVDTALASLASDAAELNGPLVVTVGGAVANRAKLSWWESRALYGWRVLVPRTKEQAGAMSERLRSHGAIPVEVPTISVEPPRSPAQMERAVKGLVDGRYQWVVFTSTNAVRAVWEKFAEFGLDARAFSGVKIACIGEATAAKVRSFGIIPELVPSGEQSSEGLLAEFPPHDDILDPVDRVLLPRADIATETLAAGMRERGWEIDDVTAYRTVRAAPPPAETREMIKTGGFDAVCFTSSSTVRNLVGIAGKPHARTLVACIGPQTAETAKEFGLRVDVQPELAQVPALVDALAEHANRLRAEGALPPPRKTKRARR; this is encoded by the coding sequence ATGACCCGCGCTCGCAAGACCCCAGGACGGGTTGCCTTCGTCGGTTCCGGACCTGGTGATCTCGGTCTGCTGACCGTCCGGGCCCAGGAGCTGCTGACCAGGGCCGAACTCGTGGTCACCGACCCGGACGTGCCGGTGGAGGTCGCCGCCCTGGTGCCGCAGACGGCCGAGGTCCGCCCCGCGGTCGGCGATCCCGCCGACGTGGCCAAGGACCTGGTGACCGAAGCCCGCAACGGCCGCTCGGTGGTCCGCCTGGTCGCCGGTGACCCGCTGACCGCGGACGCCGTGGTCGAGGAGGCCACCGCCGTCGCCAAGTCCACCGTCGCCTTCGACGTGGTGCCCGGGGTGCCCGCGGGGACCGCGGTGCCCGCCTACGCCGGTGTGGCGCTGGGTTCGGCGCACACCGAGGCCGACGTCCGCGGCAGCGTGGACTGGTCCGCATTGGCGGGCGCGCCCGGCACCCTGGTGCTGCACGCCGCGGCCAGCCACCTGGCGGAGACGGCGTCCTCGCTGGTGGAGCAGGGCCTCGCACCGCAGACCCCGGTCTCGGTGACGACCGAGGGCACCTCCTGCGCCCAGAAGACCGTCGACACCGCGCTGGCCTCGCTGGCCAGCGACGCCGCTGAGCTGAACGGCCCGCTGGTGGTGACCGTCGGCGGTGCCGTGGCGAACCGGGCGAAGCTGTCCTGGTGGGAGTCGCGGGCGCTCTACGGCTGGCGCGTGCTGGTGCCCAGGACCAAGGAGCAGGCGGGCGCGATGAGCGAGCGCCTGCGGTCGCACGGCGCCATCCCGGTCGAGGTGCCGACGATCTCGGTGGAGCCGCCGCGCAGCCCCGCGCAGATGGAGCGCGCGGTCAAGGGCCTGGTCGACGGCCGCTACCAGTGGGTCGTGTTCACCTCCACCAACGCGGTGCGCGCGGTGTGGGAGAAGTTCGCCGAGTTCGGCCTGGACGCCCGTGCGTTCTCCGGCGTGAAGATCGCCTGCATCGGCGAGGCCACGGCGGCGAAGGTGCGCTCCTTCGGCATCATCCCCGAGCTGGTGCCCTCCGGTGAGCAGTCCAGCGAGGGCCTGCTCGCCGAGTTCCCGCCGCACGACGACATCCTGGACCCGGTGGACCGCGTGCTGCTGCCGCGGGCGGACATCGCCACCGAGACCCTGGCGGCCGGTATGCGCGAGCGCGGCTGGGAGATCGACGACGTCACCGCCTACCGCACCGTCCGCGCGGCCCCGCCGCCCGCGGAGACCCGCGAGATGATCAAGACCGGTGGCTTCGACGCGGTGTGCTTCACCTCGTCCTCCACCGTCCGCAACCTGGTGGGCATCGCCGGCAAGCCGCACGCCCGCACCCTGGTGGCGTGCATCGGCCCGCAGACGGCCGAGACCGCCAAGGAGTTCGGCCTGCGCGTGGACGTGCAGCCGGAGCTCGCCCAGGTGCCCGCGCTGGTCGACGCGCTCGCCGAGCACGCCAACCGGCTCCGCGCGGAGGGTGCGCTGCCGCCCCCGCGCAAGACCAAGCGCGCCCGCCGCTGA
- the hemB gene encoding porphobilinogen synthase, giving the protein MFPTHRPRRLRRNPAIRRLVAETSVEPRQLVLPMFVKEGAREPVAIRSMPGVFQHTRDSLRKAAVEAVEAGVGGLMLFGVPQKRDATGSGGIDPDGILNVALRDVRAEVGDATVLMSDCCLDEFTDHGHCGVLAPDGSVDNDATLSIYGEMAVAQAEAGAHLIGPSGMMDGQVGIIREALDRAGLLDTGILAYSAKYSSAFYGPFREAVESQLKGDRKTYQQDGANVREALREVQLDLAEGADLVMVKPALAYLDVIRAISEISDVPVAAYQISGEYAMIEAAAANGWIDRRPAVLETLTSIRRAGADVILTYWAVEAAQWLNQG; this is encoded by the coding sequence GTGTTCCCCACCCACCGCCCGCGTCGACTGCGCCGCAACCCGGCGATCCGCAGGCTGGTCGCCGAGACCTCCGTCGAGCCCCGTCAGCTCGTGCTGCCGATGTTCGTCAAGGAAGGCGCCCGCGAGCCGGTCGCGATCCGCTCGATGCCCGGCGTCTTCCAGCACACCCGTGACTCGCTGCGCAAGGCGGCCGTCGAGGCCGTCGAGGCGGGCGTGGGCGGTCTGATGCTCTTCGGCGTTCCGCAGAAGCGCGACGCCACCGGCTCCGGCGGGATCGACCCGGACGGAATCCTCAACGTGGCGCTGCGCGACGTCCGGGCCGAGGTCGGCGACGCCACCGTGCTCATGTCCGACTGCTGCCTGGACGAGTTCACCGACCACGGCCACTGCGGCGTGCTGGCCCCGGACGGCTCGGTGGACAACGACGCCACGCTGAGCATCTACGGCGAGATGGCCGTCGCCCAGGCCGAAGCGGGCGCCCACCTCATCGGCCCGAGCGGGATGATGGACGGCCAGGTCGGCATCATCCGCGAGGCGCTGGACCGCGCGGGCCTGCTGGACACCGGCATCCTGGCCTACTCGGCCAAGTACTCCTCGGCGTTCTACGGCCCGTTCCGCGAGGCGGTGGAGTCGCAGCTCAAGGGCGACCGCAAGACCTACCAGCAGGACGGGGCCAACGTCCGGGAGGCGCTGCGCGAGGTGCAGCTCGACCTGGCCGAGGGCGCCGACCTGGTGATGGTGAAGCCCGCGCTGGCCTACCTCGACGTGATCCGCGCGATCTCCGAGATCTCCGACGTTCCCGTTGCGGCGTACCAGATCTCCGGCGAGTACGCGATGATCGAGGCGGCCGCGGCCAACGGCTGGATCGACCGCAGGCCGGCCGTGCTGGAGACGCTGACCTCGATCCGGCGCGCGGGCGCGGACGTCATCCTGACCTACTGGGCAGTGGAAGCGGCGCAGTGGCTGAACCAGGGGTGA